The Miscanthus floridulus cultivar M001 chromosome 7, ASM1932011v1, whole genome shotgun sequence genome includes a region encoding these proteins:
- the LOC136463193 gene encoding probable polygalacturonase, producing MAAASPLGPAVAVLCALAVLHAMSVVLLCDAVAAATCVGVAPAKHRPEVISITDFGGVGDGRTLNTWAFRKAVYRIQHQRRRGGTTLHVPAGTWLTGSFNLTSHMTLFLARGAVLKATQDTRRWPLMEPLPSYGRGRELPGARYASFIHGNGLRDVVITGDKGVIDGQGEVWWNMWRRRTLEHTRPNLVEFMHSTGIHISNVVLKNSPFWNIHPVYCDNVVVTNMMILAPHDSPNTDGIDPDSSSNVCIEDSYISTGDDLVAIKSGWDEYGIAYGRPSSGITIRRVRGSSPFSGIAIGSEVSGGVRDVLVEDCSIFDSGYGIHIKTNVGRGGYIRNVTVDNVRMSGVRSGVRIAGDVGDHPDAHFSQLAVPLVDAVRIKNVWGVNIQQPGSLEGIRSSPFTRICLSNVKLFGWRNDASWRCRDVRGAALGVQPSPCAQLATSFASAGSSCS from the exons ATGGCCGCCGCGTCGCCGCTTGGTCCAGCGGTGGCCGTCCTTTGTGCACTCGCCGTGCTCCATGCAATGTCGGTAGTGCTGCTGTGCGAcgccgtggcggcggcgacgTGCGTCGGCGTGGCCCCGGCGAAACACCGGCCGGAGGTGATATCCATTACCGACTTCGGCGGCGTGGGCGACGGGCGGACGCTCAACACGTGGGCGTTCCGCAAGGCCGTGTACCGCATCCAGCACCAGCGCCGGCGCGGCGGCACGACGCTGCACGTGCCCGCGGGCACCTGGCTCACCGGCAGCTTCAACCTCACGAGCCACATGACGCTCTTCCTCGCCAGAGGCGCCGTGCTCAAGGCCACGCAG GACACGAGGAGGTGGCCGCTGATGGAGCCGCTGCCGTCGTACGGCCGGGGCAGGGAGCTGCCGGGGGCGAGGTACGCCAGCTTCATCCACGGCAACGGGCTCCGCGACGTCGTCATTACAG GTGACAAGGGAGTCATCGACGGGCAAGGTGAGGTGTGGTGGAACATGTGGAGGCGAAGGACTCTTGAGCACACAAGGCCAAACCTTGTGGAGTTCATGCATTCCACCGGCATTCACATCTCCAACGTCGTTCTCAAGAACTCACCCTTCTGGAACATCCATCCTGTTTACTGCGA CAATGTGGTCGTAACCAACATGATGATCTTGGCGCCACATGACTCCCCAAACACAGACGGAATCGATCCAG ATTCTAGCTCCAACGTGTGCATCGAGGACTCGTACATATCCACCGGCGACGACCTGGTGGCGATCAAGAGCGGGTGGGACGAGTACGGGATCGCGTACGGCCGCCCTAGCTCCGGCATCACGATCCGGCGCGTGAGGGGCTCGTCCCCGTTCAGCGGCATCGCTATCGGCAGCGAGGTCTCCGGCGGGGTGCGCGACGTCCTGGTGGAGGACTGCAGCATCTTCGACAGCGGCTACGGCATCCACATCAAGACCAACGTCGGCCGCGGAGGCTACATCCGGAACGTCACCGTCGACAACGTGCGCATGAGCGGCGTGCGCAGCGGCGTCCGCATCGCCGGCGACGTCGGCGACCACCCCGACGCGCACTTCAGCCAGCTCGCCGTGCCGCTGGTGGACGCCGTGCGCATCAAGAACGTGTGGGGCGTCAACATCCAGCAGCCGGGGTCCCTGGAGGGCATCAGGAGCTCGCCCTTCACGCGGATCTGCCTCTCCAACGTCAAGCTCTTCGGGTGGCGGAACGACGCGTCCTGGAGGTGCAGGGACGTGCGCGGCGCCGCGCTCGGGGTGCAGCCGTCGCCCTGCGCCCagctcgccaccagcttcgcGTCCGCAGGCTCGTCTTGCAGCTAA
- the LOC136464926 gene encoding LOW QUALITY PROTEIN: uncharacterized protein (The sequence of the model RefSeq protein was modified relative to this genomic sequence to represent the inferred CDS: substituted 2 bases at 2 genomic stop codons): MASHPYLKKVRWLFSCMMFSIGVDPFLIVLAITFFMFVEEDGYVYYFECINAFNEYHILVMVDSMRKFVVDLVHLVSSDTNRTSPSAKEVIERIDFYHNNICSKAFGDLLEEFEIQELIYEYAQDHDECLMKQICVRPGNVTNLDESSSQAQNTQCQATNAHMPETTXEATILSRXINFLEEMLENADELLCHPNNIQKEERTLLVILSNGYTLTEDELFDYFSRNYGEVEEIVIEKPRLRPDLLCALIIFSLPNTLFSILNGDKRVHFIIKGKDAWVKRYAKDKRTHFTINGKDLFCWG, from the exons ATGGCTTCTCATCCATACCTCAAGAAAGTTCGTTGGTTGTTCTCCTGCATGATGTTTTCTATTGGAGTTGATCCATTTCTTATAGTATTGGCAATCACCTTTTTTATGTTTGTTGAAGAAGATGGCTATGTTTATTACTTTGAATGCATAAATGCATTTAATGAGTACCATATCTTGGTTATGGTTGATTCTATGAGAAAATTTGTTGTTGACCTTGTTCATCTTGTATCGAGTGACACAAATAGAACCTCTCCTAGTGCAAAAGAAGTTATTGAAAGAATTGATTTCTACCACAACAATATTTGCTCTAAGGCCTTCGGAGATCTACTTGAAGAATTTGAGATCCAGGAATTAATCTATGAATATGCTCAAGATCACGATGAATGTCTGATGAAACAAATTTGTGTTAGACCG GGTAATGTAACCAACTTGGATGAATCTTCTAGTCAAGCCCAAAACACTCAATGCCAAGCCACAAATGCTCATATGCCTGAAACTACATAGGAGGCAACAATTTTATCTCGATAAATTAACTTTCTTGAAGAAATGTTAGAGAATGCTGAT GAACTCCTATGTCATCCAAATAACATTCAAAAAGAAGAGAGAACTCTGCTTGTGATTTTATCTAATGGGTATACATTGACTGAAGATGAACTATTTGACTACTTTAGCCG CAACTATGGAGAAGTTGAAGAAATTGTTATAGAGAAACCAAGACTAAGGCCTGATCTGCTTTGTGCCCTTATCATATTCTCCTTACCCAATACACTATTTAGTATCCTCAATGGAGATAAGAGGGTCCACTTCATCATAAAAGGGAAAGATGCGTGGGTTAAACGTTATGCTAAAGATAAGAGGACTCACTTCACTATAAATGGTAAAGATTTATTCTGTTGGGGATAA